A single window of Bombus pascuorum chromosome 1, iyBomPasc1.1, whole genome shotgun sequence DNA harbors:
- the LOC132914918 gene encoding transcription factor SPT20 homolog isoform X1, with the protein MIDTACSLEDACRQAQDMINQVSKCWKNVQGQNSISLACDKSSIQKKEQNHSKHSIQSKLTRLYFEELTKVPHATPDSVLNNLENECDLLGRLVQREGLYTLIVNLYAGNKGYSLAVRNSDKGNQYDKNSILAETQLMGYEQGELLSCIDNGQLPAMLAEQLETNHSHLFYDGCIIAEVRDYRKAFPHTKAEVHHVLLKPTTQSVLSDVSTLTSDGDWSHEERLMLESHLVAATQGPLCLDPNPIPSIATTRLRQSKSLLTDHQLMRQAKKFSQVTVNRKRKLEQLAQPEGLTIQDLMQKLRAKRGVATTTACPPPSLTNPPLLPPNTPIDVLRFAKAYERPRETKDCLPHVIEEYILETGGSQGEIDHIKLSILQRPSNSEYLGELYMDKNHREGEKNGSACRFTLGTRVLANHYIQQFTEIFTEEGRKNVRIKHVVPGQVPRVTCTPGMQRAHQQAQQAKAAQLVAQHLQQAQSQHVAQQILSRAQGQLNTLAGQVASMKTMTEATTSAQNNLTCVDATNIPQVIAQNETTSMSPGQPLTNGGSNASTSVQIDNSTMSVADGNSCNGSGILVFQQKLNSNINNATSTNVPVLQAQLQAGTQNCVTETVNQSQNEIPFKKHSTNPAITALVTSLMNSAQQFQQQAAANAAAAAMNSNTQTTNKSNNAAILSLLNSSPANLTQQKVQPRRISLNASIPSRVLSHGNVINVPNTTGQVRVSLSSTLTGQLSCKQQPVKATAVKLARVQDPNSTLGLSMSGLSALLAGTPSADNPIPGINSGSSLLERLTASSSQNNQSATPMSTPPSTNVNLQGVNLTSLSNSINGLQNVQVSFPGLSQPITMSLNVSATTGSVTPTGVIVSLPISSATNTCTTVSSMVATTVVTTAIAGSTPTVVITNPANTHLSLPIAQIIPSAVKGLSQQNIRNSNSVTLAQGGQAIQLVGSQRPRVNHIARQVQPNQVKSTVLSNQLVTVAKTVTASQLILSGNKQVLTPIMAATKPVLMASQTTSSSQVVPANKQTLLTKSLHARASTGQCSQQTQSLGVATLSQQQLQRTLVKPVQLQQLQCLTTQHKVAVATGNSQNRTQIEPQRNSTSGPGEDPA; encoded by the exons atgattgATACAGCCTGTAGTTTAGAAGATGCGTGTCGGCAGGctcag GATATGATAAATCAGGTATCCAAATGTTGGAAAAATGTTCAAGGACAAAATTCTATAAGTTTAGCTTGTGATAAATCATCTATtcagaaaaaagaacagaatcATTCTAAACACAGCATTCAGTCTAAGTTGACTAgattatattttgaagaaCTTACCAAAGTTCCTCATGCAACTCCCGACTCTGTGTTG AATAATCTAGAAAATGAATGTGATCTTTTGGGAAGATTGGTGCAAAGAGAAGGTCTATATACATTAATTGTTAATCTCTATGCTGGTAATAAAGGATACTCACTAGCTGTAAGAAATag tgATAAGGGAAATCAgtatgataaaaattcaatattagCTGAAACACAACTGATGGGTTACGAACAGGGTGAATTGCTTTCATGTATAGATAATGGTCAATTGCCTGCAATGTTGGCCGAGCAACTAGAAACTAATCATtctcatttattttatgatgGTTGTATAATAGCTGAAGTTCGAGATTATCGAAAAGCATTTCCTCATACTAAAGCTGAAGTTCACCATGTGCTTCTTAAGCCTACAACACaa AGTGTACTCTCAGATGTATCAACCTTGACTAGTGATGGTGATTGGAGTCATGAAGAACGATTAATGTTAGAATCACATTTAGTCGCAGCTACCCAAGGACCTCTTTGTCTTGATCCAAATCCTATTCCTAGTATAGCTACAACACGATTAAGGCAATCTAAATCTTTGCTTACTGATCACCAACTTATGCGACAAGCCAAAAAGTTTTCACAG GTTACAGTTAATCGTAAGAGAAAATTGGAACAATTAGCACAACCAGAGGGATTAACAATACAagatttaatgcaaaaattaaGAGCAAAGAGAGGAGTAGCTACAACCACTGCCTGTCCACCGCCTTCTCTTACAAATCCTCCTCTACTTCCACCAAATACACCTATTGATGTTTTAAG ATTTGCAAAAGCATACGAACGCCCGCGAGAAACAAAAGACTGTTTGCCACATGTTATAGaagaatatatattagaaaCAGGAGGAAGTCAAGGTGAAATAGATCACATAAAGCTCTCAATTCTACAAAGACCTTCTAATTCTGAGTACCTGGGAGAGCTTTATATGGATAAGAATCATCGTGAAGGAGAGAAAAACGGATCTGCATGCCG atttacatTAGGTACAAGAGTTCTGGCAAACCATTACATTCAACAATTTACGGAAATATTTACGGAAGAGGGTAGAAAGAACGTTAGAATAAAACATGTTGTACCAGGGCAGGTCCCTCGCGTAACATGTACACCCGGTATGCAACGAGCACATCAACAA gCGCAGCAAGCAAAAGCAGCGCAATTAGTTGCTCAGCATTTACAACAAGCTCAATCTCAACATGTCGCGCAGCag atCCTATCAAGAGCTCAAGGTCAGTTAAATACTCTAGCTGGTCAAGTAGCTTCAATGAAAACTATGACAGAAGCCACTACTTCTGCACAAAATAACTTGACATGCGTAGACGCAACAAATATTCCGCAAGTTATTGCTCAGAATGAGACTACATCAATGAGTCCAGGGCAACCTTTAACTAATGGTGGATCAAATGCCTCCACATCTGTACAGATTGATAACTCTACTATGTCGGTTGCTGATGGCAATTCCTGTAACGGATCTGGAATTTTAGTTTTTCAGCAAAAATTAAacagtaatattaataatgctACATCTACAAATGTTCCAGTTTTG CAAGCTCAATTGCAAGCTGGAACACAAAATTGTGTTACGGAAACCGTTAATCAGAGCCAAAATGAAATaccatttaaaaaacattCTACTAATCCTGCGATAACAGCTCTTGTAACATCTCTCATGAATTCAGCTCAACAATTTCAACAGCAAGCTGCAG CAAATGCAGCAGCTGCTGCTATGAATAGTAATACACAGACTACAAACAAGTCAAATAATGCTGCGATCCTTAGTTTGTTAAATAGCAGTCCTGCCAATTTGACGCAACAGAAAGTCCAGCCACGAAGGATCTCTTTGAATGCTTCCATCCCATCTAGAGTTCTTAGTCATGGAAATGTCATTAATGTCCCTAATACAACTGGTCAA gtAAGGGTGAGTTTAAGTTCAACTTTAACAGGACAGTTAAGTTGTAAGCAGCAACCAGTCAAAGCAACAGCTGTGAAATTAGCTCGTGTGCAAGATCCTAATTCAACACTTGGATTATCAATGTCAGGACTTTCAGCTTTGTTAGcag gGACGCCATCTGCAGATAATCCAATTCCAGGAATTAATTCTGGTTCTTCTCTCCTTGAGCGGTTAACTGCTTCTTCCAGTCAGAATAATCAATCTGCGACGCCAATGAGTACTCCACCATCAACCAATGTAAACCTGCAGGGCGTAAATCTTACTAGTCTGTCGAATTCCATCAATGGTCTCCAAAATGTTCAG GTATCATTTCCTGGACTATCACAACCCATTACGATGTCGCTAAATGTGTCAGCAACGACGGGTTCCGTTACACCTACAGGAGTCATTGTTTCTCTGCCTATATCATCTGCAACTAATACTTGCACCACGGTTTCTAGT atggTAGCTACTACAGTTGTTACAACAGCTATTGCTGGAAGTACACCAACAGTAGTAATAACTAATCCTGCCAATACTCATTTGTCGTTACCAATTG CCCAAATAATACCTTCAGCAGTCAAAGGATTATCGCAACAAAACATACGCAATAGTAATTCTGTTACCCTTGCACag GGTGGACAGGCAATTCAACTTGTTGGATCTCAAAGGCCACGAGTTAATCATATAGCGCGTCAAGTACAACCAAATCAAGTTAAATCAACTGTTTTATCAAATCAATTAGTAACTGTGGCTAAAACAGTAACAGCCAGTCAGTTAATACTGTCTGGTAATAAACAGGTGTTAACTCCTATAATGG CAGCAACGAAACCAGTGCTTATGGCATCCCAGACGACATCTTCTTCCCAAGTAGTACCTGCaaataaacaaacattattgacaaaatcctTGCATGCTAGAGCTTCTACAGGGCAGTGCAGTCAACAAACTCAAAGTCTTGGAGTGGCAACATTATCACAACAACAa TTACAGAGAACTCTTGTTAAACCTGTACAGCTCCAACAGTTACAGTGTTTAACTACACAACATAAAGTAGCGGTTGCAACTGGCAAttcgcaaaacaggactcaaATTGAGCCTCAGAGAAATTCTACATCTGGCCCTGGAGAAGATCCAGCCTGA
- the LOC132914918 gene encoding transcription factor SPT20 homolog isoform X2 yields the protein MIDTACSLEDACRQAQDMINQVSKCWKNVQGQNSISLACDKSSIQKKEQNHSKHSIQSKLTRLYFEELTKVPHATPDSVLNNLENECDLLGRLVQREGLYTLIVNLYAGNKGYSLAVRNSDKGNQYDKNSILAETQLMGYEQGELLSCIDNGQLPAMLAEQLETNHSHLFYDGCIIAEVRDYRKAFPHTKAEVHHVLLKPTTQSVLSDVSTLTSDGDWSHEERLMLESHLVAATQGPLCLDPNPIPSIATTRLRQSKSLLTDHQLMRQAKKFSQVTVNRKRKLEQLAQPEGLTIQDLMQKLRAKRGVATTTACPPPSLTNPPLLPPNTPIDVLRFAKAYERPRETKDCLPHVIEEYILETGGSQGEIDHIKLSILQRPSNSEYLGELYMDKNHREGEKNGSACRFTLGTRVLANHYIQQFTEIFTEEGRKNVRIKHVVPGQVPRVTCTPGMQRAHQQAQQAKAAQLVAQHLQQAQSQHVAQQILSRAQGQLNTLAGQVASMKTMTEATTSAQNNLTCVDATNIPQVIAQNETTSMSPGQPLTNGGSNASTSVQIDNSTMSVADGNSCNGSGILVFQQKLNSNINNATSTNVPVLQAQLQAGTQNCVTETVNQSQNEIPFKKHSTNPAITALVTSLMNSAQQFQQQAAANAAAAAMNSNTQTTNKSNNAAILSLLNSSPANLTQQKVQPRRISLNASIPSRVLSHGNVINVPNTTGQVRVSLSSTLTGQLSCKQQPVKATAVKLARVQDPNSTLGLSMSGLSALLAGTPSADNPIPGINSGSSLLERLTASSSQNNQSATPMSTPPSTNVNLQGVNLTSLSNSINGLQNVQVSFPGLSQPITMSLNVSATTGSVTPTGVIVSLPISSATNTCTTVSSMVATTVVTTAIAGSTPTVVITNPANTHLSLPIAQIIPSAVKGLSQQNIRNSNSVTLAQGGQAIQLVGSQRPRVNHIARQVQPNQVKSTVLSNQLVTVAKTVTASQLILSGNKQVLTPIMATKPVLMASQTTSSSQVVPANKQTLLTKSLHARASTGQCSQQTQSLGVATLSQQQLQRTLVKPVQLQQLQCLTTQHKVAVATGNSQNRTQIEPQRNSTSGPGEDPA from the exons atgattgATACAGCCTGTAGTTTAGAAGATGCGTGTCGGCAGGctcag GATATGATAAATCAGGTATCCAAATGTTGGAAAAATGTTCAAGGACAAAATTCTATAAGTTTAGCTTGTGATAAATCATCTATtcagaaaaaagaacagaatcATTCTAAACACAGCATTCAGTCTAAGTTGACTAgattatattttgaagaaCTTACCAAAGTTCCTCATGCAACTCCCGACTCTGTGTTG AATAATCTAGAAAATGAATGTGATCTTTTGGGAAGATTGGTGCAAAGAGAAGGTCTATATACATTAATTGTTAATCTCTATGCTGGTAATAAAGGATACTCACTAGCTGTAAGAAATag tgATAAGGGAAATCAgtatgataaaaattcaatattagCTGAAACACAACTGATGGGTTACGAACAGGGTGAATTGCTTTCATGTATAGATAATGGTCAATTGCCTGCAATGTTGGCCGAGCAACTAGAAACTAATCATtctcatttattttatgatgGTTGTATAATAGCTGAAGTTCGAGATTATCGAAAAGCATTTCCTCATACTAAAGCTGAAGTTCACCATGTGCTTCTTAAGCCTACAACACaa AGTGTACTCTCAGATGTATCAACCTTGACTAGTGATGGTGATTGGAGTCATGAAGAACGATTAATGTTAGAATCACATTTAGTCGCAGCTACCCAAGGACCTCTTTGTCTTGATCCAAATCCTATTCCTAGTATAGCTACAACACGATTAAGGCAATCTAAATCTTTGCTTACTGATCACCAACTTATGCGACAAGCCAAAAAGTTTTCACAG GTTACAGTTAATCGTAAGAGAAAATTGGAACAATTAGCACAACCAGAGGGATTAACAATACAagatttaatgcaaaaattaaGAGCAAAGAGAGGAGTAGCTACAACCACTGCCTGTCCACCGCCTTCTCTTACAAATCCTCCTCTACTTCCACCAAATACACCTATTGATGTTTTAAG ATTTGCAAAAGCATACGAACGCCCGCGAGAAACAAAAGACTGTTTGCCACATGTTATAGaagaatatatattagaaaCAGGAGGAAGTCAAGGTGAAATAGATCACATAAAGCTCTCAATTCTACAAAGACCTTCTAATTCTGAGTACCTGGGAGAGCTTTATATGGATAAGAATCATCGTGAAGGAGAGAAAAACGGATCTGCATGCCG atttacatTAGGTACAAGAGTTCTGGCAAACCATTACATTCAACAATTTACGGAAATATTTACGGAAGAGGGTAGAAAGAACGTTAGAATAAAACATGTTGTACCAGGGCAGGTCCCTCGCGTAACATGTACACCCGGTATGCAACGAGCACATCAACAA gCGCAGCAAGCAAAAGCAGCGCAATTAGTTGCTCAGCATTTACAACAAGCTCAATCTCAACATGTCGCGCAGCag atCCTATCAAGAGCTCAAGGTCAGTTAAATACTCTAGCTGGTCAAGTAGCTTCAATGAAAACTATGACAGAAGCCACTACTTCTGCACAAAATAACTTGACATGCGTAGACGCAACAAATATTCCGCAAGTTATTGCTCAGAATGAGACTACATCAATGAGTCCAGGGCAACCTTTAACTAATGGTGGATCAAATGCCTCCACATCTGTACAGATTGATAACTCTACTATGTCGGTTGCTGATGGCAATTCCTGTAACGGATCTGGAATTTTAGTTTTTCAGCAAAAATTAAacagtaatattaataatgctACATCTACAAATGTTCCAGTTTTG CAAGCTCAATTGCAAGCTGGAACACAAAATTGTGTTACGGAAACCGTTAATCAGAGCCAAAATGAAATaccatttaaaaaacattCTACTAATCCTGCGATAACAGCTCTTGTAACATCTCTCATGAATTCAGCTCAACAATTTCAACAGCAAGCTGCAG CAAATGCAGCAGCTGCTGCTATGAATAGTAATACACAGACTACAAACAAGTCAAATAATGCTGCGATCCTTAGTTTGTTAAATAGCAGTCCTGCCAATTTGACGCAACAGAAAGTCCAGCCACGAAGGATCTCTTTGAATGCTTCCATCCCATCTAGAGTTCTTAGTCATGGAAATGTCATTAATGTCCCTAATACAACTGGTCAA gtAAGGGTGAGTTTAAGTTCAACTTTAACAGGACAGTTAAGTTGTAAGCAGCAACCAGTCAAAGCAACAGCTGTGAAATTAGCTCGTGTGCAAGATCCTAATTCAACACTTGGATTATCAATGTCAGGACTTTCAGCTTTGTTAGcag gGACGCCATCTGCAGATAATCCAATTCCAGGAATTAATTCTGGTTCTTCTCTCCTTGAGCGGTTAACTGCTTCTTCCAGTCAGAATAATCAATCTGCGACGCCAATGAGTACTCCACCATCAACCAATGTAAACCTGCAGGGCGTAAATCTTACTAGTCTGTCGAATTCCATCAATGGTCTCCAAAATGTTCAG GTATCATTTCCTGGACTATCACAACCCATTACGATGTCGCTAAATGTGTCAGCAACGACGGGTTCCGTTACACCTACAGGAGTCATTGTTTCTCTGCCTATATCATCTGCAACTAATACTTGCACCACGGTTTCTAGT atggTAGCTACTACAGTTGTTACAACAGCTATTGCTGGAAGTACACCAACAGTAGTAATAACTAATCCTGCCAATACTCATTTGTCGTTACCAATTG CCCAAATAATACCTTCAGCAGTCAAAGGATTATCGCAACAAAACATACGCAATAGTAATTCTGTTACCCTTGCACag GGTGGACAGGCAATTCAACTTGTTGGATCTCAAAGGCCACGAGTTAATCATATAGCGCGTCAAGTACAACCAAATCAAGTTAAATCAACTGTTTTATCAAATCAATTAGTAACTGTGGCTAAAACAGTAACAGCCAGTCAGTTAATACTGTCTGGTAATAAACAGGTGTTAACTCCTATAATGG CAACGAAACCAGTGCTTATGGCATCCCAGACGACATCTTCTTCCCAAGTAGTACCTGCaaataaacaaacattattgacaaaatcctTGCATGCTAGAGCTTCTACAGGGCAGTGCAGTCAACAAACTCAAAGTCTTGGAGTGGCAACATTATCACAACAACAa TTACAGAGAACTCTTGTTAAACCTGTACAGCTCCAACAGTTACAGTGTTTAACTACACAACATAAAGTAGCGGTTGCAACTGGCAAttcgcaaaacaggactcaaATTGAGCCTCAGAGAAATTCTACATCTGGCCCTGGAGAAGATCCAGCCTGA